One segment of Macrotis lagotis isolate mMagLag1 chromosome 1, bilby.v1.9.chrom.fasta, whole genome shotgun sequence DNA contains the following:
- the BCAT2 gene encoding branched-chain-amino-acid aminotransferase, mitochondrial isoform X4 produces the protein MLTVEWCKEQGWGVPCIHPFRNLTLHPACSALHYSIQLFEGMKAFQGKDKRVRLFRPWLNMDRMLRSSLRLCLPEFDKLELLECIRRLVEIDKEWVPSGEKKASLYIRPTFIGNEPCLGVHPPLKALLYVILCPVGSYFPGDSLKPVSLLADPRFVRAWTGGVGDCKLGGNYGPTVFMQEAANREGCEQVLWLYGPDHQLTEVGTMNVFIFWTHKDGVLELVTPPLDGIILPGVIRQSLLDLAQLWGEFRVSERKVSMQELLLALREGRVREIFGSGTACQVCPVHRILYQGELLHIPTMENGSELILRFQKALSDIQYGSDSHKWMLPV, from the exons ATGCTGACCGTGGAGTGGTGCAAGGAACAGGGCTGGGGGGTGCCCTGCATCCATCCCTTCCGCAACCTCACCCTGCACCCTGCCTGCTCAGCCCTTCACTACAGCATCCAA CTCTTCGAAGGCATGAAGGCTTTTCAAGGCAAGGACAAGCGCGTACGCCTCTTCCGGCCCTGGCTCAACATGGACCGCATGCTGCGCTCCTCCTTGCGCCTCTGCCTCCCG gaatttgaCAAGCTTGAACTTTTGGAATGTATCCGCCGCCTGGTGGAGATCGATAAGGAATGGGTGCCTAGCGGGGAGAAAAAGGCCAGCCTCTACATCCGGCCCACCTTCATCGGCAATGAG CCGTGTCTGGGGGTCCACCCCCCGCTGAAAGCCCTGCTCTATGTCATCCTGTGTCCCGTGGGCTCTTATTTCCCTGGCGACTCCTTGAAGCCCGTCTCACTGCTAGCTGATCCCCGCTTTGTCCGGGCCTGGACTGGGGGGGTTGGCGACTGCAAGCTTGGAGG GAACTACGGGCCCACGGTGTTCATGCAGGAGGCCGCTAACCGTGAAGGCTGTGAGCAGGTTTTGTGGCTTTATGGCCCAGACCACCAGCTCACAGAGGTTGGGACCATGAACGTCTTCATCTTCTGGACCCACAAAGATGGTG TGCTGGAGTTGGTGACCCCTCCACTGGATGGGATCATTCTCCCTGGGGTGATACGGCAGAGCCTGCTGGACCTGGCCCAGTTGTGG GGGGAGTTCCGCGTGTCTGAGAGGAAGGTGAGTATGCAGGAATTATTGCTGGCCCTTCGCGAGGGACGAGTGCGGGAGATCTTCGGCTCGGGCACGGCTTGCCAAGTGTGCCCTGTGCACCGCATCCTGTACCAGGGGGAG CTCCTTCACATTCCCACCATGGAGAACGGGTCTGAGCTCATCCTCAGGTTCCAGAAGGCATTGTCTGACATCCAG TATGGAAGCGACTCCCACAAATGGATGCTCCCAGTGTGA
- the BCAT2 gene encoding branched-chain-amino-acid aminotransferase, mitochondrial isoform X1 — protein MAAVGLGQILARKLLPVPYFLLASQRCWASSFKATDLQVELCQKPQKKPDPEEPLIFGKRFTDHMLTVEWCKEQGWGVPCIHPFRNLTLHPACSALHYSIQLFEGMKAFQGKDKRVRLFRPWLNMDRMLRSSLRLCLPEFDKLELLECIRRLVEIDKEWVPSGEKKASLYIRPTFIGNEPCLGVHPPLKALLYVILCPVGSYFPGDSLKPVSLLADPRFVRAWTGGVGDCKLGGNYGPTVFMQEAANREGCEQVLWLYGPDHQLTEVGTMNVFIFWTHKDGVLELVTPPLDGIILPGVIRQSLLDLAQLWGEFRVSERKVSMQELLLALREGRVREIFGSGTACQVCPVHRILYQGELLHIPTMENGSELILRFQKALSDIQYGSDSHKWMLPV, from the exons ATCTTGGCTAGAAAACTGCTTCCTGTGCCTTACTTCCTCTTGGCCTCTCAAAGATGCTGGGCTAGCAGCTTCAAG GCCACAGACTTGCAGGTGGAGCTGTGTCAGAAGCCTCAGAAGAAGCCGGACCCTGAAGAGCCCCTGATCTTTGGGAAGCGGTTCACAGACCACATGCTGACCGTGGAGTGGTGCAAGGAACAGGGCTGGGGGGTGCCCTGCATCCATCCCTTCCGCAACCTCACCCTGCACCCTGCCTGCTCAGCCCTTCACTACAGCATCCAA CTCTTCGAAGGCATGAAGGCTTTTCAAGGCAAGGACAAGCGCGTACGCCTCTTCCGGCCCTGGCTCAACATGGACCGCATGCTGCGCTCCTCCTTGCGCCTCTGCCTCCCG gaatttgaCAAGCTTGAACTTTTGGAATGTATCCGCCGCCTGGTGGAGATCGATAAGGAATGGGTGCCTAGCGGGGAGAAAAAGGCCAGCCTCTACATCCGGCCCACCTTCATCGGCAATGAG CCGTGTCTGGGGGTCCACCCCCCGCTGAAAGCCCTGCTCTATGTCATCCTGTGTCCCGTGGGCTCTTATTTCCCTGGCGACTCCTTGAAGCCCGTCTCACTGCTAGCTGATCCCCGCTTTGTCCGGGCCTGGACTGGGGGGGTTGGCGACTGCAAGCTTGGAGG GAACTACGGGCCCACGGTGTTCATGCAGGAGGCCGCTAACCGTGAAGGCTGTGAGCAGGTTTTGTGGCTTTATGGCCCAGACCACCAGCTCACAGAGGTTGGGACCATGAACGTCTTCATCTTCTGGACCCACAAAGATGGTG TGCTGGAGTTGGTGACCCCTCCACTGGATGGGATCATTCTCCCTGGGGTGATACGGCAGAGCCTGCTGGACCTGGCCCAGTTGTGG GGGGAGTTCCGCGTGTCTGAGAGGAAGGTGAGTATGCAGGAATTATTGCTGGCCCTTCGCGAGGGACGAGTGCGGGAGATCTTCGGCTCGGGCACGGCTTGCCAAGTGTGCCCTGTGCACCGCATCCTGTACCAGGGGGAG CTCCTTCACATTCCCACCATGGAGAACGGGTCTGAGCTCATCCTCAGGTTCCAGAAGGCATTGTCTGACATCCAG TATGGAAGCGACTCCCACAAATGGATGCTCCCAGTGTGA
- the IZUMO1 gene encoding izumo sperm-egg fusion protein 1, with protein sequence MHLIPKSTGQERWRTPGKSPTMEPNLPAPGPPPVPHPALPCPLSQGPPAALHEIDYISQKHPGLGARFLKEATAPRDAGSRGPGAAPPLGAALGRGKGGAEGRGAHRAPRGEGSGVLTPPGCPEAVGLQLPAALGSRAFPKDRVREARWLMGDVVRAARQQAALHSPGPGGRPRPRGSRGAAAAATGRLRGGALPLGCLVLVLWLGRRRAGGCLLCDPVVVAGLRALERDYLPSHLNVSAEVLRLFVSRLEETVRQFAPLPGPDYRGMLDEPTLRKASWAFLKELKRIRDSDLRDNLLLKELVWTLHTQKENFAHLVGEFQRQSFCPNKCGLMLQTLIWCLECEKQVHSCHKSYDCGVQNVSVTENEDMILDCELSWHKAAEGLTDYRFYRVWPNGSEVLISHGEESALTKPMVSLEDSGVYRCVLGTVRVESPATVITYRVKVEQESVGIEDSTSRIPLASTIKGSTAPDSGVEDGSMSEAGQCTDQGDVIADSGQNAARILNITLIGLVAGGAVAVLGSLALTLFCARRAGPDLGRAGKQ encoded by the exons ATGCACCTCATTCCGAAGAGCACAGGACAGGAGCGCTGGAGGACCCCCGGGAAGAGCCCCACAATGGAACCGAACC TGCCTGCCCCGGGACCCCCGCCCGTGCCCCACCCAGCCCTGCCCTGCCCGCTCTCCCAGGGCCCCCCTGCAGCGCTCCACGAAATAGACTACATTTCCCAGAAGCACCCTGGGCTCGGAGCTCGCTTCCTCAAGGAAGCAACTGCTCCAAGGGACGCCGGGAGTCGTGGTCCCGGGGCCGCCCCGCCCCTTGGGGCAGCCCTAGGGCGTGGGAAAGGTGGAGCTGAAGGCCGGGGTGCCCACA GAGCTCCGAGAGGAGAGGGCAGCGGGGTCCTCACCCCGCCAGGTTGCCCAGAAGCCGTGGGACTACAGCTCCCAGCAGCGCTAGGGAGCCGCGCCTTCCCGAAGGACCGCGTCCGCGAGGCGCGCTGGCTTATGGGTGATGTAGTCCGGGCCGCGCGCCAGCAAG CGGCACTTCACAGTCCAGGCCCAGGAGGGCGCCCCCGGCCGAGGGGCTCCCGCGGGGCTGCGGCCGCCGCCACGGGCCGGCTGCGGGGCGGCGCGCTGCCCCTGGGCTGCCTGGTCTTGGTGCTGTGGCTGGGCCGGCGCCGAGCCGGGGGCTGCCTGCTCTGCGACCCCGTCGTGGTGGCGGGGCTGCGGGCCCTGGAGCGCGACTACCTGCCCAGCCACCTGAACGTCAGCGCCGAGGTCCTGCGGCTCTTCGTCAGCCGCCTGGAGGAGACGGTGCGCCAGTTCGCGCCCCTGCCCGGCCCGGACTACCGGGGCATGCTAG ATGAGCCCACCCTGAGGAAGGCGTCCTGGGCCTTTCTGAAGGAGCTGAAGCGGATCCGAGACAGCGACCTCCGAG ACAATTTACTCCTGAAGGAGCTCGTCTGGACGCTGCATACGCAGAAGGAAAATTTCGCCCACTTGGTTGGGGAATTCCAGAGGCAAA GTTTTTGTCCCAATAAATGCG GCCTCATGTTGCAGACCCTCATCTGGTGCTTGGAGTGTGAGAAGCAGGTTCACTCCTGTCATAAGAGTTACGACTGCGGGG TCCAAAACGTGAGCGTGACAGAGAACGAGGACATGATCTTGGACTGCGAGCTGAGCTGGCATAAGGCAGCGGAGGGGCTCACCGACTACAGATTCTATCGG GTCTGGCCAAATGGCTCCGAAGTCCTGATAAGTCACGGCGAAGAGTCGGCCCTGACCAAGCCCATGGTCTCCTTGGAGGACTCGGGTGTCTATCGCTGCGTCTTGGGCACGGTCCGAGTGGAGAGCCCGGCCACCGTCATCACCTACCGCGTTAAGG TTGAGCAGGAGTCCGTTGGGATAGAAGACTCCACGTCCAGGATTCCTCTGGCTTCCACCATAAAAGGCTCGACGGCTCCCGACTCGGGGGTCGAGGACGGCTCGATGAGCGAAGCCGGGCAGTGCACGGACCAGGGCGACGTCATCGCCGATTCAGGCCAGAACGCAGCCCGAATCCTTAACATCACCCTGATCGGGCTCGTCGCTGGCGGGGCGGTAGCGGTGCTGGGGAGCCTGGCTCTGAC CCTCTTTTGCGCCCGCCGAGCGGGCCCCGACTTGGGCAGGGCCGGGAAGCAATGA
- the BCAT2 gene encoding branched-chain-amino-acid aminotransferase, mitochondrial isoform X3 — MKAFQGKDKRVRLFRPWLNMDRMLRSSLRLCLPEFDKLELLECIRRLVEIDKEWVPSGEKKASLYIRPTFIGNEPCLGVHPPLKALLYVILCPVGSYFPGDSLKPVSLLADPRFVRAWTGGVGDCKLGGNYGPTVFMQEAANREGCEQVLWLYGPDHQLTEVGTMNVFIFWTHKDGVLELVTPPLDGIILPGVIRQSLLDLAQLWGEFRVSERKVSMQELLLALREGRVREIFGSGTACQVCPVHRILYQGELLHIPTMENGSELILRFQKALSDIQYGSDSHKWMLPV; from the exons ATGAAGGCTTTTCAAGGCAAGGACAAGCGCGTACGCCTCTTCCGGCCCTGGCTCAACATGGACCGCATGCTGCGCTCCTCCTTGCGCCTCTGCCTCCCG gaatttgaCAAGCTTGAACTTTTGGAATGTATCCGCCGCCTGGTGGAGATCGATAAGGAATGGGTGCCTAGCGGGGAGAAAAAGGCCAGCCTCTACATCCGGCCCACCTTCATCGGCAATGAG CCGTGTCTGGGGGTCCACCCCCCGCTGAAAGCCCTGCTCTATGTCATCCTGTGTCCCGTGGGCTCTTATTTCCCTGGCGACTCCTTGAAGCCCGTCTCACTGCTAGCTGATCCCCGCTTTGTCCGGGCCTGGACTGGGGGGGTTGGCGACTGCAAGCTTGGAGG GAACTACGGGCCCACGGTGTTCATGCAGGAGGCCGCTAACCGTGAAGGCTGTGAGCAGGTTTTGTGGCTTTATGGCCCAGACCACCAGCTCACAGAGGTTGGGACCATGAACGTCTTCATCTTCTGGACCCACAAAGATGGTG TGCTGGAGTTGGTGACCCCTCCACTGGATGGGATCATTCTCCCTGGGGTGATACGGCAGAGCCTGCTGGACCTGGCCCAGTTGTGG GGGGAGTTCCGCGTGTCTGAGAGGAAGGTGAGTATGCAGGAATTATTGCTGGCCCTTCGCGAGGGACGAGTGCGGGAGATCTTCGGCTCGGGCACGGCTTGCCAAGTGTGCCCTGTGCACCGCATCCTGTACCAGGGGGAG CTCCTTCACATTCCCACCATGGAGAACGGGTCTGAGCTCATCCTCAGGTTCCAGAAGGCATTGTCTGACATCCAG TATGGAAGCGACTCCCACAAATGGATGCTCCCAGTGTGA
- the FUT1 gene encoding galactoside alpha-(1,2)-fucosyltransferase 1, whose protein sequence is MWVPSHRQLCWAFLGASLLSITSFFFHLWKGTFSPNLVFSVLCGKQCPGITQVALFCLPGTSQGPNGSLTLHNLTTSSEPGIWTIQPEGRFGNQMGQYATLYALAKLNGKQAFILPDMHATLAPIFKLTLPVLDAEVAARVPWHHYPLRDWMAEEYAHLGGRDTLQFTGYPCSWTFYHHLRAEILREFSLHRHVREDAQAFLHWVRRSRGKGRKLTFVGVHVRRGDYVEVMPKHWRGVVADRTYLEQALAWFRARYPNAIFVVTSNGMKWCQENIDASRGDVVFAGDGDETAPGSDFALLTQCNHTIMTIGTFGYWAAYLAGGQTIYLANYTLPDSQFLYLFKPQAAFLPEWVGIPADLSPLLH, encoded by the coding sequence ATGTGGGTCCCTTCTCACCGACAACTGTGCTGGGCCTTCCTGGGGGCCTCACTCCTCTCCATTACCTCCTTCTTTTTCCACCTCTGGAAAGGCACTTTTTCTCCCAACCTGGTTTTCTCTGTTCTGTGTGGCAAGCAATGCCCAGGCATAACCCAAGTGGCACTCTTCTGCCTGCCGGGGACTTCCCAAGGCCCCAATGGTTCTCTGACCCTCCACAACCTGACAACCAGCTCTGAGCCTGGTATCTGGACTATCCAGCCGGAGGGGCGCTTTGGAAACCAGATGGGCCAGTACGCCACCCTCTATGCTCTGGCCAAGCTCAATGGGAAGCAAGCCTTCATCCTGCCAGACATGCATGCCACCTTGGCCCCCATCTTCAAGCTCACCCTCCCAGTGCTAGATGCTGAGGTGGCTGCCCGAGTACCCTGGCACCACTACCCTCTTCGAGACTGGATGGCGGAGGAGTATGCTCACCTGGGTGGCCGGGACACGCTGCAGTTTACTGGCTACCCCTGCTCCTGGACTTTCTACCACCACCTCCGGGCCGAGATCCTCCGAGAATTTTCCTTGCACCGTCATGTCCGAGAGGATGCTCAGGCTTTCCTGCACTGGGTCCGCCGAAGCCGGGGCAAGGGAAGAAAACTCACCTTTGTGGGGGTCCACGTCCGCAGGGGCGACTACGTGGAGGTGATGCCCAAGCACTGGCGAGGCGTGGTGGCAGACCGGACCTATCTGGAGCAGGCCCTGGCCTGGTTCCGGGCCAGATACCCCAATGCCATTTTCGTGGTGACCAGCAACGGGATGAAGTGGTGCCAAGAGAACATCGACGCCTCGAGGGGCGACGTGGTGTTTGCGGGGGATGGAGATGAGACGGCGCCTGGGTCAGATTTTGCCTTGCTGACTCAATGCAACCACACCATCATGACCATCGGCACCTTTGGCTACTGGGCAGCCTACCTGGCCGGGGGGCAGACCATCTACCTGGCCAACTACACCCTCCCGGACTcccaattcctttatttattcaaGCCTCAAGCGGCCTTCCTGCCAGAATGGGTGGGTATCCCTGCAGACCTCTCCCCACTCTTGCACTGA
- the BCAT2 gene encoding branched-chain-amino-acid aminotransferase, mitochondrial isoform X2, whose protein sequence is MNSFRILARKLLPVPYFLLASQRCWASSFKATDLQVELCQKPQKKPDPEEPLIFGKRFTDHMLTVEWCKEQGWGVPCIHPFRNLTLHPACSALHYSIQLFEGMKAFQGKDKRVRLFRPWLNMDRMLRSSLRLCLPEFDKLELLECIRRLVEIDKEWVPSGEKKASLYIRPTFIGNEPCLGVHPPLKALLYVILCPVGSYFPGDSLKPVSLLADPRFVRAWTGGVGDCKLGGNYGPTVFMQEAANREGCEQVLWLYGPDHQLTEVGTMNVFIFWTHKDGVLELVTPPLDGIILPGVIRQSLLDLAQLWGEFRVSERKVSMQELLLALREGRVREIFGSGTACQVCPVHRILYQGELLHIPTMENGSELILRFQKALSDIQYGSDSHKWMLPV, encoded by the exons ATGAACTCCTTCAGG ATCTTGGCTAGAAAACTGCTTCCTGTGCCTTACTTCCTCTTGGCCTCTCAAAGATGCTGGGCTAGCAGCTTCAAG GCCACAGACTTGCAGGTGGAGCTGTGTCAGAAGCCTCAGAAGAAGCCGGACCCTGAAGAGCCCCTGATCTTTGGGAAGCGGTTCACAGACCACATGCTGACCGTGGAGTGGTGCAAGGAACAGGGCTGGGGGGTGCCCTGCATCCATCCCTTCCGCAACCTCACCCTGCACCCTGCCTGCTCAGCCCTTCACTACAGCATCCAA CTCTTCGAAGGCATGAAGGCTTTTCAAGGCAAGGACAAGCGCGTACGCCTCTTCCGGCCCTGGCTCAACATGGACCGCATGCTGCGCTCCTCCTTGCGCCTCTGCCTCCCG gaatttgaCAAGCTTGAACTTTTGGAATGTATCCGCCGCCTGGTGGAGATCGATAAGGAATGGGTGCCTAGCGGGGAGAAAAAGGCCAGCCTCTACATCCGGCCCACCTTCATCGGCAATGAG CCGTGTCTGGGGGTCCACCCCCCGCTGAAAGCCCTGCTCTATGTCATCCTGTGTCCCGTGGGCTCTTATTTCCCTGGCGACTCCTTGAAGCCCGTCTCACTGCTAGCTGATCCCCGCTTTGTCCGGGCCTGGACTGGGGGGGTTGGCGACTGCAAGCTTGGAGG GAACTACGGGCCCACGGTGTTCATGCAGGAGGCCGCTAACCGTGAAGGCTGTGAGCAGGTTTTGTGGCTTTATGGCCCAGACCACCAGCTCACAGAGGTTGGGACCATGAACGTCTTCATCTTCTGGACCCACAAAGATGGTG TGCTGGAGTTGGTGACCCCTCCACTGGATGGGATCATTCTCCCTGGGGTGATACGGCAGAGCCTGCTGGACCTGGCCCAGTTGTGG GGGGAGTTCCGCGTGTCTGAGAGGAAGGTGAGTATGCAGGAATTATTGCTGGCCCTTCGCGAGGGACGAGTGCGGGAGATCTTCGGCTCGGGCACGGCTTGCCAAGTGTGCCCTGTGCACCGCATCCTGTACCAGGGGGAG CTCCTTCACATTCCCACCATGGAGAACGGGTCTGAGCTCATCCTCAGGTTCCAGAAGGCATTGTCTGACATCCAG TATGGAAGCGACTCCCACAAATGGATGCTCCCAGTGTGA
- the FGF21 gene encoding fibroblast growth factor 21 has product MGPRKRAPGFLVPLLSLFLAYRCWGYPIPDSSPMLLLGGQVRLRHLYTDDAQDTEAHVEMGPDGAVRAAAKRSPNSLLELKAVKPGVIRIFAVQSSRFLCMRPTGELYGAVRYDPSACNFREHLLGDGYNVYESEAYGHTLRLSPRLSLGQAGPSRFLPLPDDQLPSPELLWPQGPEPPDVGSADPLSMVGGVQGQSPSYSS; this is encoded by the exons ATGGGTCCCAGAAAGAGAGCCCCTGGCTTCCTTGTTCCTCTCTTGTCCTTGTTCCTGGCCTATAGGTGCTGGGGCTACCCCATCCCCGATTCCAGCCCCATGCTCCTGTTGGGGGGCCAGGTCCGCCTCAGACACCTGTACACAGATGATGCCCAGGACACCGAGGCGCACGTGGAGATGGGGCCTGATGGAGCCGTTCGGGCGGCAGCCAAGAGGAGTCCCAACA GTCTTCTGGAGCTGAAGGCAGTGAAGCCAGGGGTCATTCGGATCTTTGCAGTCCAGAGCTCGCGGTTTCTGTGTATGAGGCCCACTGGGGAGCTGTATGGCGCG GTCCGCTATGACCCTTCTGCCTGCAACTTTCGGGAACACCTGCTGGGGGATGGCTATAACGTGTATGAATCTGAGGCTTATGGGCACACCCTCCGGCTGTCCCCCCGGCTCTCTCTGGGGCAGGCCGGCCCCTCCCGCTTCCTGCCACTGCCTGATGACCAGCTGCCCAGCCCCGAGTTGCTCTGGCCACAGGGCCCCGAACCCCCAGATGTGGGCTCAGCTGACCCACTGAGCATGGTGGGAGGCGTGCAGGGCCAGAGCCCCAGCTACTCCTCCTGA
- the LOC141509913 gene encoding LOW QUALITY PROTEIN: E3 ubiquitin-protein ligase TRIM11-like (The sequence of the model RefSeq protein was modified relative to this genomic sequence to represent the inferred CDS: deleted 3 bases in 2 codons) — protein MPEVPEDSRAGVLARSPESWCSRHPTPQLHGEPSTQISTPTVKPFSESPSRGPGPQEEMEGNQEEEVTCAVCLDYLHEPVTIDCGHNFCRACITRCWDEMGRRFPCPQCRARSPKRKLRPNCQLANVAMAAKRLRPNVSGEEEPGLGTSACKSLDIREPEELVLILAEEEEEEEEEEEEARGSQMDETLRAPEDEPGEAQPQEAQDGEPELESPRMAQEMDGELEPREDDGGEAAPEMEAGEPPEAEGREAQVGGPQKGPEDDEEGQSGRTEGQPQDHQEDPAHETRWPPEDSTPEGEAENVPEERAEGSPEIKLKKTPEEEEDVAGSSQAESPEVGDQWAELRQEKSLLQSPCPQHPGEEQWLFCRWDRATLCPSCQPERVHEGHDLVVLAEEGQAMRTRLCGILDRLRAQREALEDAGVRQERQMVHLDEEAALQRQRLGDEFEGLRHFLSKAEQDLLSSLTAVETRPRPPAGPGGPASRPAPNTWTLLLEASTWLCLPSSRLLSDSSVQEGLRNLEAKACKNLGARVIPGEILGRAGRAQAVLKEAARAFRERLLDELHRDEPPVRFNTNSAAPGLEVSEGRRTVRLGPQVRAQQADLCPCILGDKAWHEGSHYWEVDVSQSGGWAIGVASDSNPRPQPNRGLWVLQLSRGQLWTPEMTLAIRQQPQRLAVYLEVEAGLLTFSDAQSGASVHSYQGADWGPNASLRPCFWLWDLGGRLRLSP, from the exons ATGCCAGAGGTTCCAGAAGATAGCAGAGCAGGGGTCCTAGCGCG TTCCCCAGAGTCTTGGTGCTCCCGGCATCCTACTCCCCAACTCCATGGAGAGCCAAGCACCCAGATCTCCACTCCGACTGTGAAACCATTCTCTGAGAGCCCATCGCGGGGACCTGGTCCACAAGAGGAGATGGAGGGAAACCAGGAG GAGGAGGTGACGTGCGCGGTGTGCTTGGACTACCTGCACGAGCCTGTCACCATCGACTGCGGCCATAACTTCTGCCGCGCCTGCATCACCCGCTGCTGGGACGAGATGGGCCGGCGCTTCCCCTGCCCACAGTGCCGGGCCCGCTCGCCCAAACGCAAGCTGCGGCCCAACTGTCAGCTGGCCAATGTAGCCATGGCCGCCAAGCGCCTGCGGCCCAATGTCAGCGGGGAGGAGGAGCCGGGTCTGGGGACCAGCGCCTGCAAGAGCCTGGACATCAGGGAGCCCGAGGAGCTGGTCTTGATCctggcagaggaggaggaggaggaggaggaggaggaggaggaggccagGGGGAGTCAGATGGATGAGACACTGAGGGCGCCGGAAGACGAGCCCGGGGAAGCCCAGCCCCAGGAAGCCCAGGATGGTGAGCCCGAGCTGGAGAGTCCCAGGATGGCCCAAGAAATGGACGGGGAGCTGGAGCCCAGAGAAGATGATGGGGGGGAGGCGGCCCCAGAGATGGAAGCCGGAGAGCCACCAgaagctgagggaagggaggctCAGGTCGGTGGGCCCCAGAAGGGCCCAGAGGATGATGAGGAGGGCCAGAGCGGCAGGACAGAGGGGCAGCCCCAAGACCACCAAGAGGATCCAGCCCATGAGACGAGGTGGCCCCCTGAGGATTCCACCCCGGAGGGTGAGGCGGAGAATGTCCCCGAGGAGAGAGCCGAAGGGTCTCCAGAAATCAAGCTAAAGAAGACCCCCGAAGAAGAGGAAGATGTGGCGGGGAGCAGCCAGGCGGAGAGCCCGGAGGTCGGCGATCAGTGGGCTGAGCtgaggcaggagaagagcctgCTCCAGAGCCCCTGCCCCCAGCACCCGGGGGAGGAGCAGTGGCTCTTCTGCCGCTGGGACAGGGCCACGCTGTGCCCCTCCTGCCAGCCCGAGAGAGTCCACGAGGGCCACGATCTGGTGGTGCTGGCCGAGGAGGGCCAGGCCATGAGGACCCGCCTCTGTGGCATCCTGGACAGGCTGCGTGCCCAGAGGGAGGCCCTGGAGGACGCGGGGGTCCGCCAGGAACGCCAGATGGTCCACCTAGATGAAGAGGCTGCCTTGCAACGCCAGCGTTTGGGGGATGAGTTTGAGGGTCTGCGCCACTTCCTAAGCAAAGCAGAGCAGGATCTGCTGAGCTCACTGACCGCCGTGGAG ACCAGGCCCAGGCCGCCCGCCGGGCCCGGGGGGCCCGCCTCTCGGCCAGCGCCCAACACCTGGACC CTGCTCCTGGAGGCCTCGACCTGGCTCTGCCTGCCCAGCTCCCGCTTGCTCAGCGACAGCAGCGTCCAGGAGGGACTCCGCAATCTGGAGGCCAAGGCTTGCAAAAATCTCGGGGCCAGGGTGATCCCCGGGGAGATCCTGGGCAGGGCAGGCCGGGCTCAGGCCGTGCTCAAAGAGGCAGCACGGGCCTTCCGGGAGCGGCTCTTGGACGAACTGCACCGAGACGAGCCCCCCGTGCGCTTCAACACCAACTCGGCCGCCCCTGGCCTGGAGGTGTCAGAAGGCAGGAGAACGGTGAGGCTGGGGCCCCAGGTCAGGGCCCAACAGGCTGACCTCTGCCCTTGCATCCTAGGCGACAAAGCCTGGCACGAGGGCTCTCACTACTGGGAGGTGGACGTGAGCCAGTCGGGGGGCTGGGCCATCGGGGTGGCCTCTGACAGCAACCCCAGGCCCCAGCCCAACAGGGGGCTCTGGGTCCTGCAGCTGAGTCGAGGCCAGCTGTGGACCCCCGAGATGACCCTGGCCATCCGGCAGCAGCCCCAGCGCCTGGCAGTCTACCTGGAGGTGGAGGCGGGGCTCCTGACCTTCTCCGATGCCCAGAGTGGGGCCTCTGTGCACAGTTACCAAGGGGCCGACTGGGGCCCCAATGCCAGCCTCAGGCCCTGCTTCTGGCTCTGGGACCTCGGAGGGAGACTGCGTCTGAGCCCCTGA